Part of the Oreochromis aureus strain Israel breed Guangdong linkage group 20, ZZ_aureus, whole genome shotgun sequence genome, TTTTCTATACAAGTGGAGCCGCAGCACAAAAGACAGACAAGGATAGACAAAATGAAGGGAGAGTGGAGAAAAACAAGGGCCAGAGAGTTGAGGAAGGGGGGCCTAGAGTAACAGACTGATCAAGCGAGGCTATTTTGTGAGACCAGGGAGATGTGGGGGTATATGAAGTCTTGTTTTTATCTGTGGTGCTTTGCTCCACTGGTAATAAAACTGACAGGATTCATTCACTGTGATATACTGACCTCTTAGAGCGGAGACAATAGAAAAGTAGCTGTTAAACTTACCTAAGGGACTCCTGCACATGGCAGGGGTGTTGGGGTGGGGGGCACGATGTTGTGGAAATAGAATATTTATTGAATAGGTTTTCCCTCTCCTCTGGGAGCCCAGGGATTACATGGCGACAAGCGACTTAAGCACTGAACCGTGCCTTAGCTTGCTATTACCTGCCATTCTGTATTGTAGTCAGTGGTCTATGGCACCTGTGCGCACTGTGACTTCTTTTAATTATTGTGTTTAATCAGGAGCATctaagcagatttttttttaaaaatcaaaattcaGACAGCAAATCTTACTGTGTATCAATGTCTTTCCCTCTTCGCCTCCTTCTGTGGGAGTTAATTCAGGTACCGGTCATTACAGCAAGTGATGACATTTTAACATTACCGTGTGAAATAACTTGACCTTTAACTGAGCTATTAAAAGAGCCTGTGTAAGGTGAAAATACAAGGGAGAGATAAAATGAGAGTCAAAGCGGTGTCTGTTTGTCTACATTGCATATTGCACCAAGAAAGTTTAATATATAGATATGTACAGAGTGGAGTGTTATAGAATTGTAAATGAGTAGGTGAACAGCTTGCATATCAGTTAATGAGGGGAAAGGAGAGACATACAGTGGAGAAGCTATGCATGGTGTATTATCATCCTTCACAGCATAAAGCATGCCAACATTAGCAGGGTCTGTACTAATAGCATTTGTTACCAATCTGGAATATTAACTAGAATGTAACTCTTATAATCTAGGCAGTGATTTGATGATGGAGGGATTCAACACATTTATAAGAGCACTGTCAACAATGAGAAGGgcttttaaaatgatttctgCAGAGCAAGGCTGGATATATTGAATCGTTAAGTATCTTAATGATATAATAGATATCTAGCATATTTAcccatttttatttcttgtgtTTTGCGGCCGTGCAAATAATATAAAGGGCAGTTAATCAGCTGGGCAAGAAAAGTGTTGATCAAACTTTCATGTCATACGTTAGAATTAAAGTGTAAGTCGATTACAAACATGGAAGCAGCTGAAGTGTGACCTCCCTCCTTCAATCACAAATCCCTTGGCTCTGAAACGGTGTCATGCTGCAATGATTTGTGAAAGTTAGATTGAGGTGTGTGCAGGTAGGCTTTACAGGGAGGGGATTTATTGAAGGTAATAGGTATTGGATCTATAGGAATCCCATGGAAGCCTCGCCCCAGTCAGCACATCCTCCTGAGATCATGTCATGTGACACACTCGGAGACTCCGTGCAGCACGCCAGCTTTAAACATTATCAGTTGAGATAAAAATGAAGCTATACAACTCATATATTTCCAGAAGGCATTTATCGGCATTCTGAATTAATTAATGCACTCATCTTAAAGTGTCTCTAACAAGCATTACATTTGCTCAACTAGTGCATAAACAGAGCTCGCAAgacctgtttttctctctctcgctcgctctctctttttctagtCGACCTTGATCACTTGTCAAGTCGAGACGTGTTGAGTGGGAGTCCATTGGTCATCATGCCTGATCTCATCCTGGCCTTCACCACCAGCCTCCCAGATGCATCGTCTACCAGCCCACTGTCTCCATACCTCCATTAAGTCATCTATCTTCCTCTGCTCCACCCCTGATCTTGCCATCAACTCACTTGTCTTGTTTTGCTCTCCCTTTTCAGAGTCTTTAAGTGGACGTCTCAGCATGTCCCTGCCATGTCCGGTCTCTCATGTTTCATTCATTCTTGCTGAATCTTTCTGAGATTATTCCCCTGGCCTGGCTGCCGTAACACAACATATAAGGTTATAAATGACCTTAGATAGGCAACAACACAAGTTGAAAGGCAAATTTGTGGCAATAGCAATTCGATCaactaaaaaacagaaaaaaaaggaaaaaaaagcagcaggcAGAGAAAAAATATCCAATAAAGCTTCAGCACCTACGGCAATGGTAAAACAGGCTGTTTGATTCTATAGCCAGGAATGCAACCTGTCAAACACAGTGCCCTTTTAGTAAACCCTAGCCACTGACTGGCCTCAGGCACAATACCCGCCTGCCTCAGGGCTTCAATAACTCCAAACATGATCAGGCATTCTGCAGAATTTCATTTACACTCCATTTCCATCTACAGGCAGCTCTGTTTGGGTAGCTCCCTGTTAGGTGAGTGCTCTATTTAACAGAACTGTTTAAAGAGGCCAGCTCACGGGTGTCAAATGGACCTGGGTGAGGTTAAATAATTGAGTTGAGTGAAAAGATAATTAATGGAGAATCAATGAACAAGCTAGGAAGGGGTTAGGAGAGGAAAGTATAGCGGGTGTTCAGGGGATCTCATCTAAGATGTATAAATTATTTAGCAGTCTAAAATGACTTGAATGACAATATGGAGCATTAGGCAGACAGCCTTAAAAACATATTCACCTTTGTGGTCTCATGCATATATAACAGTGCATCAAATATCAAACACTGGGTGatgaattattttaaacaaTTAATTTTGCATCTTCAAAACCAAGTTTAAATCATCCTACTTTAGTAGGGCTGCAATGATAAAGTAAACTGTACACATGAACCAGCACTGAGCTATGTTGACCGACAGTCCTTGATACACTACATGTCTAGAGAGTAAGTTCAGAGCAGAGTGTATTTGCATTTAGAGTCcttgatgaatgaatgaatgcgtAAAAAGAATCTTGAAGAATGTTTCCTGAATTTGGAGTTCTCTGATAAAATCCCTGTGATTTATCCCACCTCTCCTCTCCCCTCCCCCCGTCAGCCCCTCTGTCTTTAATTAGTGTCTGGGGAATGAAGGAGGGGATGAGTGGACTGTCAATTTtacattcattatttatttagctGAGGTGTAAACTGGCTGGTCCACATTCTGACAGACATTTCTCTTGTGCTCTTTTGCACTTCTGTTTAGGCGATAATCAAGCTCTGTGTATGATACTTACTAATTAGACTGTTCCTTTCGGCGGCAGCGGCTGCATTCTGCCACTTGTCATTTAGCCACAGTACATGTGGGAATGCAAATACCTGTAGCCACAGTTTTAGACTGTATAGCATGAATTCGCCTTAATGAGGAGAAAGATTGCCGTTTCATTCTTTGGCTGTCATGTTGCCACCTGCTAAGTGGAATGTGCTCTGAATCTGAAGAGCTCAATGTTAAAGGGGTGAATATGAGTCAATGGTAAGACAGGATGGTcagcagtaaataaaaaataaataaatctgctgCATGgtcatgtgtgtgcatgcatacaAATACATACTTATACATTCTCTATttcagagtcttcatgcatgcgcatccacacacacacacgcacacacacttgcactCACCAGTCCGTTCTTCTTCAGGTCTGCCCACATGCTCGTCCCGTCACCACCTCTCATTAGAACATGGTAGGTGAAGAAATAGATGCCAGGCAGCGGGCAGGTGAATTTGCCAGTGCTCGGCTCATAGTAGTTACCTACATTGGTCACCACATCATCAAACTTCAGTATTTCATTGCCTTCATGCTGCTTTCGTAGCCCTGCGTAAAAGGCAATTTTGGGAGTGTAGAGTGAGGGAGAATAGCCACCAGGGCCTGGACCTGGGGGACCCTGTGGCCCTGGTTTGCCTGGCTCTCCAGGGGGTCCACGTTCTCCTGGAGGCCCAGGGATCCCTGGAGGCCCTCGAAGCCCAGACTTTATCTTCTTTCCAGAGTAATCCTGGGGGGGTGGAGACACAGCTGTCAGCTCCTGGCCTGGCTGAGACGTGGTGTAGGGATCACATACCATCCTGCAG contains:
- the c1ql4a gene encoding complement C1q-like protein 4, coding for MVLILLVAIPLLVHTTKGGNAGNAGSHYEMLGSCRMVCDPYTTSQPGQELTAVSPPPQDYSGKKIKSGLRGPPGIPGPPGERGPPGEPGKPGPQGPPGPGPGGYSPSLYTPKIAFYAGLRKQHEGNEILKFDDVVTNVGNYYEPSTGKFTCPLPGIYFFTYHVLMRGGDGTSMWADLKKNGLVRASAIAQDADQNYDYASNSVILHLDVGDEVCVQLDGGKVHGGNTNKYSTFSGFLIYPD